One Myotis daubentonii chromosome 12, mMyoDau2.1, whole genome shotgun sequence genomic region harbors:
- the MYCN gene encoding LOW QUALITY PROTEIN: N-myc proto-oncogene protein (The sequence of the model RefSeq protein was modified relative to this genomic sequence to represent the inferred CDS: inserted 1 base in 1 codon) — protein MRGAPGNGAGAELALGRRKRAHTSHPRTPRPGHPGTPAQDRLCTPSHPRESRRLVRSPAPRAPHGKEAPPXLKREERKEASLRPPGGEPMPSCSASTMPGMICKNPDLEFDSLQPCFYPDEDDFYFGGPDSTPPGEDIWKKFELLPTPPLSPSRAFPEHSPEPPNWATEMLLPEADLWGNPAEEDAFGLGGLGGLTPNPVILQDCMWSGFSAREKLERAVSEKLQHGRPAAGPAAPGPGTGAASPAGRGHAVGTGRVGAVLPSELAHPAAECVDPAVVFPFPVNKREPAPAPATQAGAPAAGPAVASGAGAAAPAGAAMASLARPGVRPAGGGDHKALSTSGEDTLSDSDDEDDEEEDEEEEIDVVTVEKRRSSANSKAVTTFTITVRPKSAALGPGRAQPGDLILKRCVPIHQPHNYAAPPPFVESEEAPPQKKIKSEASPRPLKSVIPPKAKSLSPRNSDSEDSERRRNHNILERQRRNDLRSSFLTLRDHVPELVKNEKAAKVVILKKATEYVHSLQAEEHQLLLEKEKLQARQQQLLKKLEHARTC, from the exons ATGCGGGGGGCTCCTGGGAACGGGGCTGGAGCCGAGCTAGCGCTAGGCAGGCGCAAGCGCGCACACACAAGCCACCCGAGGaccccccgccccggccaccCGGGGACCCCCGCACAGGATCGCCTCTGCACCCCCAGCCATCCGCGGGAG AGTCGGAGGTTGGTGcggtcccccgccccccgcgcgccCCACGGGAAGGAGGCGCCCC AACTAAAAAGAGAGGAGCGGAAAGAAGCTTCTCTTCGCCCGCCGGGAGGCGAGCCGATGCCGAGCTGCAGCGCGTCCACCATGCCGGGCATGATCTGCAAGAACCCAGACCTCGAGTTCGACTCGCTGCAGCCCTGCTTCTACCCGGACGAAGATGACTTCTACTTCGGCGGCCCGGACTCGACCCCCCCGGGGGAGGACATCTGGAAGAAGTTCGAGCTGCTGCCCACGCCCCCGCTGTCGCCCAGCCGTGCCTTCCCGGAGCACAGCCCGGAGCCCCCGAACTGGGCCACCGAGATGCTGCTGCCCGAGGCCGACCTGTGGGGCAACCCGGCCGAGGAGGACGCGTTCGGCCTGGGGGGCCTGGGCGGCCTCACCCCCAACCCGGTCATCCTCCAGGACTGCATGTGGAGCGGCTTCTCGGCCCGGGAGAAGCTGGAGCGCGCCGTGAGCGAGAAGCTGCAGCACGGCCGGCCGGCGGCCGGGCCCGCCGCCCCGGGTCCGGGGACGGGCGCCGCCAGCCCCGCCGGCCGCGGGCACGCCGTGGGGACGGGCCGCGTCGGGGCCGTCCTGCCCTCCGAGCTCGCCCACCCGGCCGCCGAGTGCGTGGATCCCGCCGTGGTCTTCCCCTTCCCGGTGAACAAGCGCgagcccgcgcccgcgcccgccacCCAGGCCGGGGCTCCGGCGGCGGGCCCTGCGGTGGCTTCGGGGGCGGGGGCCGCCGCCCCAGCCGGCGCCGCGATGGCCTCTCTCGCGCGCCCCGGCGTCCGCCCAGCCGGGGGCGGTGACCACAAGGCTCTCAGCACCTCCGGCGAGGACACGCTGAGCGACTCAG ATGACGAAGATGACGAAGAGGAAGACGAAGAGGAGGAAATCGACGTGGTGACCGTGGAGAAGCGGCGGTCCTCCGCCAACAGCAAGGCCGTCACCACCTTCACCATCACCGTGCGCCCCAAGAGCGCGGCCCTGGGCCCGGGGAGAGCCCAGCCGGGGGACCTGATCCTCAAACGCTGCGTCCCCATCCACCAGCCGCACAACTACGCCGCGCCCCCGCCCTTCGTGGAGAGCGAGGAGGCGCCGCCCCAGAAGAAGATTAAGAGCGAAGCGTCCCCTCGGCCCCTCAAGAGCGTCATCCCCCCGAAGGCCAAGAGCTTGAGCCCCCGCAACTCCGACTCGGAGGACAGCGAGCGCCGCCGGAACCACAACATCTTGGAGCGCCAGCGCCGCAACGACCTGCGCTCCAGCTTCCTCACGCTCAGGGACCACGTGCCAGAGCTGGTGAAGAACGAGAAGGCCGCCAAGGTGGTCATTTTGAAAAAGGCCACCGAGTACGTCCACTCCCTGCAGGCCGAGGAGCACCAGCTGCTGCTGGAGAAGGAGAAGCTGCAGGCccggcagcagcagctgctcaaGAAGCTCGAACACGCTCGGACTTGCTAA